The sequence gaattggataaataaaaatgtgtggcACTTGTATTATTACTGTTAtaacaaaaaagtatatttattataatatacttATTTAGTAGATTTCGTTTGGTGTAAGTTTCTTTCGTCATTTCCGGTTCCTTTGTCGCAATCgattacaataaaaacaccaaaatgcatTAACAAAATCATAAATAGTGGCAGCGTTGCTATGTTCCTGTTGATATACACATCAGCTGTGAAAGTTCAGTGATCACATGCTAACTACTTATATCGATTTTTCAAAGCAAGAAATCAGAGCAACGTTATCGACGTACGTGttgacattttcgattgtagtTTTAATTTGGTACTATGTAAATTTTCTAGCTCCTTATAAAAGCATTAATGCTATTAAATCCAAATTAAttgctaataaattttttctattagaGTTCAAATGGTTTTTGTGTGGTGAAATTTCTACACGAGTTTAACTATGtatagaaaataaacaattgGCGCGAGCACTTCTGTCAGCTGTTTGGATgagctccttcttctatttgtggtgtgttgtTTGAGGATTGATGTTGTttgacaaatggagagacctacagttttcaaccgattccgaacagcaaatggtttttttatgaggaggtgtttcattgcagaaatacactcggaggtttgccattgcctgttgaGGGGCcagcgctattagaaacaaattttctatcatttctgctgtttcttgcacggagatttgaacctgtGCATAGTATAAAATAAACTAGAGAATGACAATGACATACGCTTACCCTTACTGACATGTAagctatttatttttgataaagttCTAAGAATATCGAAGGAAAAATGGTTTAACAAACCCACTTAGAGAATATATCCCCAATTATGACCAGCCCATGGTTTAATGGCAAACGCTCAGAAATTCTGCTATGGCAAAATGAgcatagtcttagcacactAATTTCCGCAATAATGAAGCACTGTCTAATAAGCAGGTACGCTCAGAGCATTAGCGCGCAGCCACACgtcttctgcagaagctgtgtgaATGAGCAAGAGACGAGTTTGCACTTTCTGTATGTAAATTTAAGGTACCTAAAGTACGGTAGACAAATTTTCGATGAGTAGAAAATCAGGGATCTTGCAAAGTTTTGAACGGTTAACTTTGCTTTTAGAAGAGGGAAGTTCCTCATGATGTGTCAAAATGGGCTACGAGTCTGTGTGAGCTCCATAGTGAACAAACGCttccacctaacctaacccgACCTTTGCTCTAAGACTGCAAGCAAAGTGTGTCCATACAATGTGCAACTTAttcgtttttccttttttgtctgCAGCTTGGTGGTTTCAATGCCAAAGTGCCTTGCTTTACAGTTTATTTATGCCTTGAAGATCCGTCAAAATGGCCGGACAGTAAACTAATATAGTTTTTGTGTATTTGAGTCGAAGGTGTCACATACGTGCCGTACACCATGCCGGAATGCACTAAAATTGGCAACTTTCTACTTCTGCCGTACGGCGAGTGCCAAGATGATTTCAAGTTATGGTCGCATCCACCGTCTACGACTACCATAAATTCTACTTACGCTTCAAAaggtattaattttataatatatttgacAACCAACAAAAACTGTTTATACAACTGAAATATGGTATTTGTTTTCATGAAAAGaacatttgttgcttttttgtttatacGCGTTAATATTTTTAGTGCGGCACCACGGTACGTTTTACACGTCACGTCAGTCAAATGGGTTGCTGCAACGGACACAAAGGACCCATTGTAGCAGCcccattatttgtttatttacattctcattgtcccgatttacacgaggagacatctggaagggagacactggaaattctctttttatgtttctttcgcgtacacacgggcaaaaatgtttccccgacattttgacatttaatactttttctggttcggatgtattctaacacgcgcttacatgtaaagtagagagcgttcgacaacagtttcttaaatatatgaatgaaaaatgcaaactggttaaataataaataatttgttgttttttttattgaaatatatttataaattcttatacttgaataaaaaattaaattaaaaattcttcgtatgtaaataattaacttaaaattaacttgagtatctagaaatgcagggaaaaattagaaatcaacataaacatgtcccataactattttaaattatacctactttactcgcaaaaataatcgtgcatttcccaagcagcgttcggatgtttgtcatcgttgttatcttccgtttgattgaaaacccacacataacttagaactttcacaagaaaagaagaaaacgaatgaagcaactgtcaaaaattgctttaagattggaaatacgaataagaagagcaaagcgtgtcgccgagtacgggagacaaaatccattctctcttccccgaccgtccttcgcccttgaacaaaatgtttcccttccagatgtctcctcgtgtaaatcgggtcattgaaatcatttttttattcaaaccgACAAATTgcattgaatgttgtatttccTCTATGCGATGTCATCTGCTCTGAGTACGTCTTCAACGGAAAAATACACCAGCTACTTGTCATTATACGTATCATATAtcgataaacaaaacaaaatcgattacAGTTACCAATCTTGgtgaaatacttaaaatataaatgtaaataataaacacTTCGCCAAAGCTACGCATTTAATTTTCGTAGCAATTgcttacatttttacaaaactttgcTATTACTGTGTGAACTTAAAAAAGTCTTTTATTTAAGAACAAAGGCTATTTCataaaactatattaataaTGATTACAAAATATGCTGTACTAAGCCGCACAGCGCGACTGCAATTTGTGAACGAGACCACGGAGCTGGAAAACACTTCATTGGAGATGCAAAATTATACAGTGGCCGGTGGTACTCTTGTTAAAATTACCCAGGAATCACAGATATTGGCAAATCAATCATCACCACCACCAACTGTACAGGTTTATGTATATGACACAGTGCTTCGAGAGCCCGACACCAGGCGCACTTATCAGTGTACGGTGGACAATTTGTTGCCAGTATGCGATAATTTCTGGCCTTTCATAGTGAGCATACCAGAACCACAACGCCGTTTGCAACTTTTACTTCACAAAGACCGTTGCGATTGGCTCAGTAGTGCGAATCCGGGTGATGTGGTTAGTGTGCCAGGACGTTGCTTAGAGCAAGATGGGAGTAAGCACTATGATTGTATTGTTTGTTACATTGGTCCAGTCCCGGAAATTCATCCAGTTGGGTATTTCTTTGGTTTGGAGTTACTGGTTAGTATGAAGGATTTGGAAatgctattttatttatatattaaatatgtaaatgttatGCATTTGTTTTACAGGACAACACTCCATCTCCGCAAAAAGATGAATTACCGTTCACAGGCAAGTATTTCGAGTGTGAAGCCGAAAATGCAATATTTACGACAGCTGACCGTATAATACCTATGGCACCACCACAAGAGGAAGAACCAGTCGCTGCTGAGAATCCAAATGAAGCACCTGCAAGTGACTGGTCGATAATTAATTTCTTCACTAATACAATGGTTCAAATACGTGCATCACTGCCAATTTAGCTTgtgtatttaaatttcataattcCATCAAGTATAAAATATCATTCACGGCATTAAATTCCATATGATTTTCCCTCATATTTTGCTGTGGATATACAAATATTCCTTTTGGCGGGTCCCTGCGCCATTTTACATATAATTATCTCACACATTTTGCGTAATTACTTGGTTATTTAAGTAACAGACTATATacctaataaattaaattaatacaagtattAAATCATCGTTTCACTGAAGAGTTTTAGTAAAATGGTCTATAAAACTTATATATTTGTTCATTTCGCCAGCAACAGAAATTAACTTAACGGAATAAAATCAGAGTTACACTACTATAGAAATTAATTAGTAAAGCAAACTACTCAGAGCAGACAatccatttttggaaaaaacccCTTCTACGTTATCGGAGCGACACGGATTTATAACCGGCGAACAACTGTCATTCCAACAGCATTCCCCGTGcatgcatggggaatgtttatgatgctacaacaacaacaaccaagccCTGCCTCGTAGAGGATCTTGAAATGCTACAACCACAATTAAATCCTTGTAAATACGCAAACGACCTGAGTAGCCGATTTTTGGTTTAAGTTCACCCCAGTATACACaacaatttagtaattttttattgcttcattTATATTGatcgggtatttttttattgcttcattTATATTGatcgggtatttttttattgcttcattTATATTGATCGGGTATTTTTTCTATCtattaagtatgtatgtataaaattattaaattagtatataaaaaatcacgtgacccaaagtacaatgaaaaacaaGTTGCTTCACAGTccgcatcatttctccttgaaatgttgatggatctgtaaaaaataaaaaaatcttgtaaaataaagttgtagtaatagtctgtcgagccggatttttgaatttcgaaaaatttagcaatttacggcatttaaaaaaagtatgcgttttacgtcataaatgtcacactttaattatgtttttatgttaaatttttttaataaaaatatgataattCCGGTTGACAGACTGTAGAGGAAAcactttataattaaaaaaaaccgcatcaaaaaatattaaaaactgtatgaattatcatgcagaccgtgccggaaaaagtagtttcgagaaaatcgAGTTTAAACTTTCGAGTGCATTTCATAACGGCCAGCTGCCTCAAACGAAAGACAGCTACCTGTTCGtatcaaactctcgtcgggcagttacattttctaccataactctGTATCTAtggacttccacagaaatacgcctaaaactataaatctgtaaaaaaccccgattttttgaaaattttaaacgtatgtaaccccttaaacattATGGTGAGAAAAATAGCTGAGCGAAGAAGGAAATGTTTCCACTACAAAACAATCGTATCAATTCCACAGTGCCTCCTTTATGgatgtatttgtattatttccaAATATTATGCTGTGATTGAACCGGTAACCAACATAATGCGGTCGAAGACCTATGACACTATTATTGATCGAACGCCGATGTATGATAGTTTTCAGGAATATATTTCAAGAagagttttaaaccgactccgaacggctaaTGGTTCTTTTATGAgtaggtttttcatggcagaaatacactcggagatttgccattgcctgccgaggggcgattgctattacaaaaaaccatttttaacaCTTTGCTGTTTCGTGCAAGgacattcgaacctacgcactccagaatggtagtctcgcacgaacgcattcggctacgacggccgccgtagaTTGGGTCTACACCTTTGATGCGATCTTTTTGCCTtgtatttttctacatttcttGGCCGTGTTGCAATAGAAGATAAATCTCGCTGCGAAGATAAGTTGCTGCCGATGAGAATGAAATGGAATTATGGCACAGAACTCTTGTTAAAAACGGTAACATATAAATCTGGTTTGTGATTATGAGAAAACAGAATTTCAACCAAAAATCAGACAAGCGCTTGAAATTTAGCTTGCAACGCCTTGCAGCACAGCTacgatgaaataaaatcattttttaagataaccacatattttaaatatatttttcctacAAGATGAACTGAAGGGGGGCAAACGGAGAGTATTTATTAAACGGAGAGAAATCATTAACTTAAAATACATTGCATATTAGTATTcatgcttaaaataaaaaaaaattaaaaatggcggCGCTACAGCTGCTCAAACGTGGTTCCTTTAATTTGCGCCGTGGAATCTACAGCCTCTTGTAATCAATTGAAATCAACCaggcaaaaaattttcattaaaataagttataCCGCTATGCACTTACTTGTTTTTAACAAAagataatgaaaatttgaactgaaaaaattacacggtttttttataaacaaattgatgAAAACGATATTTGTAatgataattaatataaattttgaggTGCATGCAAAGGCCAGAATGTTAAAGAATATCTCTGcatacattttgtcaaaaaagtaccgggaattgtttaataaaacacaacataattgtttaatcgtcaaaatgtatttttccgccttcaaaataggctccattcgaagcaaaacatatatgccaacgattagtccagtcatcaaagccccTCTTAAACGCCTTTGAAGAGATCTTCGTCAGCTCCcgcagcgaattctccttaatggcttcTATCGTTTCAAAGCGgagtccgcggagtggcaatttaagatttgggaaaaggaaaaagtcacagggggctcttggaactctcttggaacgagtcgagcagccacgcgtctcatgcccaatcgatggtgtaaaatgttgcgaattaaTTCGAGaaacacgctaaggtcacaagctacctccctcaaactttaaTGATGGTTTGCTAGCAtgatttccttgactttgtcgacgtttttcATCCGTTGCATACAATGATAGGCGACCAGATCGGTACTtctttgacagaatgtacattcatatataaTCCTCTAAATAAATTGGAATATTCGGAAAAATGTTACCGCTTGCTTAAAGGAtacgatatgaaaaaaaaactaattaattacgaaattattcagcaaCTTATCctgttatgattttaatttctaAAGATTTGTACATTTTCAAACATCAAACATCATtattctttggaaaaatatgtcaaatataaatttatccATGTATGACTGGCACTTCAATAAAGTCCGCGAATTTTTCTGCCTTATTCCCAACGCGCAATCTTCTCACACAACATTTATTTCTTCTCTGGCTTCGACTTATCTACATCTTTGGCTACTTTATTTCTCACGTCCTTTATTGCTTCTACTTGTGCTTCCCATTCTCTTATTTCCATCGGTATTCCCTGTGGTTCCAATTTGGTATCAGGCTTGAATGACTTCAACTTGATGTGATCTTTCTCCATAGTTTTGCCGACGCGGAAATGCTTGTGTCGTACACCGATCGTATCGCGTACACCTTCTTCTTTGCACTCCATGTATACATCCGCCCACAATTCCTCCAATTTGATTTCTTTATCCTTTTTCACCTTTTCGGCCATTGCTTCGAGCTCTGTTTTAGCGTCAGCATCTATTTTCTAAACAACCAAATAAAAAGTAGTTATTAGACAATTtctgaaaaacattttcaattgaAGCATAAAACATACTTTGCACTCATCCTCTGTTAAAAATCCGTTTGAGATGGCCACCTCTTTCAATAATGAAATCGGATCGCGCTTGGCACGCATTTCTGTCACTTCCTCGCGTGATCGATAACTTGTACCTGGATCTGACATTGAATGACCGTAATATCTATAACAGTGCGCTTCTATAATCATTGGACCGTTTTTTTGTACATAGTCCATGGCAAATTGAGTAGCATTCCGAATGGCGAGCGCATCCATGCCATCGACATAGATGCCAGGTAGTGGGACACCACGCGTATAATATTCGATGGAGCAGGAAGCGCGATGCATTTTAGTGCCCATGCCTAGTGGGAATAAGAACGGAAGTATTAGGAATTTATAGATAAGTGCaataagttttgaaaataaatttaatgacatttttttttaataaaataaacatgtgAACAATTAACCGATTAGTTGTCGTCGTCGATGTCATTTAATGGTAGGCGAAAGCTGAAAGTTTCGACTACGTCGGACCAAAGGTTCAAGTGGACAAGGGTTGAGATAATTTGTCAAGCTGGGCTACTTaaagcggccgtcgtagccgaataggttggtgcgtaactaccattcgggagagcgtaggttggaatctccgtgaaacaccaagatgaacaaaaggtttttttctaacagcgatcGCTCCTCAGCAGGCAaaggcgaacctccgagtgtatttctgcatgaaaaagctcctcataaaaccatTTGTCgatcggagtcgacttaaaactgtaggtcactccctttctggaacaacatcaagacgcacgccacaaagcaACTAAAGCTCGGCCATGCAACTAATAGAAGTGTAAGTTAgagtttgtcaagaatatctttgcatagtgaagaaaaatataaaattttagcttaGATCTCTACAACTGCACCAAAGTTATTGATATTCTCGCCGAAAGTCCCGACATTAACCTaatcgaaaatttgtgggttcatttaaaaataaaagtaggaaaaagatcgccaactaataaaactgaattaataagATTCATCGGAGAagggaaaaaataccattggaatatgatattccgaaactaattaaatcaactaaataatttcttatccctttcacattccataccatttgcaaaaaaaacccaaatgaatggaattcgcggaaaataactgcattttttgttgttttcatcagttatgcaaCGATtcttttgacactttttaaatagagtaaacatcttttttgttgttgtttttgtaatgtgtgtgtgtttatttaataactgttggcgcctaatagtcgtagacaagtacagtaatggaatgtgtgtatatgtaaattgtttgtttgctttttcatttgttgttggaattctcgatcaaagctaaaattttaaatttttcttcactatgcaaagtattcttgacaaactgtatttactcgtatttatatataataaccAGAACTTCATTGCGACAGTGCAACACAGGGGTGAGGAGACAGCTAAAGTTCTTCGTCTCCGATAGGAAATACTGGATGTGCTTAcattcttgatgttgttaaatttttttcaagtacgTTTAACCCATAGATGATCAATGTCTTTGACAACGCTCAGTGAAATTTTCCAAGGAATCTTTTTGTAGAGCATATTAACCCTTTAATACCCAGTTTAAGAGGGCTTTTgaacatattttgaaaaatgggtTAAATAGTTACATaacgggttaaaatgttctacaaaaaaaattatcattgaattttactaaaagtcttctaagacgaaatttaataaaaaatcaatattatttGTACTGGATTTACCAAATTATTTGATCAATATTGCGAAACTTTAGTACACTGTAAAAGAATTGTGACCCGGTAGACCAAAACCCAGTTGGGGTTTTATTATTCTACATGAGTACTTTCATGTGCAATTGGTTTGGTTTGAGCCCGAAAATTGCTGTGGCATGGTGTAATTTATGTCCAAAGTAGGCTTCGAATCTGAGCCAATCAATACGCTGACTCCGCTACGATGGCTGCTCTTACTGTTTGATATCTTTTCTCAGCTTTCATCAGCGGATTGCACATTGTATACGGTCAATGGCGGAGCATAGGCTACAAAGTCCTTCTTCTTTTCTCTTCTTTTACCTAGTCTTATCCTATTCTGGGTTAGCTTTCCCTGTGCGATATTTTCAGCTGATACGATCCTGAATCGTCTCTTCTCTCACTCTCCAGTATCGCATGCcctttttatagtatttttccaTGTTCTTGATAGTCTACCTGACCCTTTTTTAACTCCTCCATCTCACTGCGTTGTTCTCTGGTCTTCTTATACCATGACCGTACCAGCGAAAGCGAGTTTCTTGAAGTTTTACACTAATCGTAGTGACTTTGCTGCTATCAGGAATAAAGTTGTTCTGCATCTTGCCCAACAGTGTTACGCCACTGACCCAACCCAGCATCCGCATTTCTGCAACGTGCAGTTTCTGTTCTAATTTGCGGAATACAGCCCAGCACTCGGAAGCGTATATCATTACTGGTCCCGAATTTTGTAAACTTTACTTTTAGCTTTTGTGGTATTTTCTTCTGATACAGCACACCAGAAACTGCTCTCCAGCTTTTCTACTCACACTGAATTCGGTGTGCGATTTCTCGCTCGAAAGAACCATCCACTTCTCTGGGGcgcataggacctcgacaagactcttccatcgtacatggttctgtgctgctgtttttgcaccgtcccatgagatgtcggcatctgctagtacGCGCATCATCGACCATcttcaagtgttttttggtctaccgcgacctctgctctcttacgggttccagtccacagccattctcgtgatgctacctggaggttttctcaatgtgtaacctatccatcgccactttttgCGTTTGATTTACCTAAGAATAGGTTCCTccttcgttaatctccacagtgcgtcgttactgatcgTGTTTAGCCAAAATaatctgcagatgatgcggaggcatttgttgatgaaggattgtagcttctgtgtgatggtgttagagaccagccatgtttcgcttccgtacaacaatacggacttcatgcatgagccgaatatttgtagtttagtgcgcctggaggtTTGCGAACTCCCACATACTGTGTGCATgcgcccgaatgccgcccttgctttgtttatcCTGccgttgacatcttcatctgctccaccacctgccgtgatgatgcagccgaggtaacagaagctttcgacgcatcccaccgggcatccgtcaactaatatctgtcttgcgctgttgtggttaactctcatagccttggtcttggtgatgttgacctccagttcgACAGTGCATGTCAGCGCGACTAGTTCGTCCGCCTTCGCTTGTATATCAGAGAGTTTGTGCGAAAGaagaggcagatgtcatcggcgactTGGACCTCAATATGTCTGGTGAATCTCCATAAGATGCCGTTTTTGTGGAGCATCTGTTGGCTCAAGTCGTCATTAAGTACGATGGGGAAGAGAAGGGacgacaggggacaaccttgccttacgcctgcgttcggtagtgaatggatcgctgatatcgcctttgtgaagcactgccagttcggagttctcgtagagggctttgatgaggcagattatcttggcgggaactccctttctactcagcgccagccatattgcgtctcgtttgatagtgtcgaaTGCCTTCTTAAAATCTACCATCCAAAGTGGAGTTCGCCGAACTATGCGAATCGCAGCAAATCGCTTTGTCGAGTGCTTTTTTAGCGCGACATACCAGCTGGATGAGAAGGTTTTACTGCACAACTGCCTACTCTACTTAAAttaccaaataaaattaaatgtctACAAAAAATCTTGGAGTATCGGGGAAGCTCATGCGGCTTCAGAATGTGGGGCAGGACATTGCTCGAACTTACCATATTCGttattttcacaaacaaaaattactggCAGCCTCCATAGACATGCAATATTGTACGCTTCAAATATTTGTCCCTGATTGGCAGCTCCGTCACCATACAGCGCAACACAAACATTGCCCTTAGCTTCGTTTTTAAGTGCAAGACCGATGCCAGCGCCCAAAGGTACCtatgaattaaatattattagtaatttattttcatattccaGCTTTTGTTTCATATCATCTCTTGCACCACTTATGAAATCAGAAATTTCTTGAGCTTCTATACCAAATGTAAAGAGGAAACGTCGAGATGCAGGAGAAGAATATACCTTACGAAAAGAAAAGCTGTCATCTGCTGATTCAACAGAAAGTCTTGCCTACATCATGGTCCGTGACCAGCTCACTAAAGCtactattaaacaaaattttcgaaGAAGACGCGATTGACAATGTTCATTTTGAACTGCTTTACAAATTAAATCATAAACCATGTtaaattccaataaaaaaaaataaaaaaaagctttgtCAATAGTAGCCTCGAGCTGCAAATGAGTCTCTATTCTATAGATTCTAAGaatgtttagttttttatatcCACAATTCGTGAgggtttacaaaaaaaaaatattattatttaattcccTGCTAGTCGTGACTATTTccgaaaaacaattatttttta comes from Anastrepha ludens isolate Willacy chromosome 3, idAnaLude1.1, whole genome shotgun sequence and encodes:
- the LOC128856732 gene encoding uncharacterized protein LOC128856732, with product MITKYAVLSRTARLQFVNETTELENTSLEMQNYTVAGGTLVKITQESQILANQSSPPPTVQVYVYDTVLREPDTRRTYQCTVDNLLPVCDNFWPFIVSIPEPQRRLQLLLHKDRCDWLSSANPGDVVSVPGRCLEQDGSKHYDCIVCYIGPVPEIHPVGYFFGLELLDNTPSPQKDELPFTGKYFECEAENAIFTTADRIIPMAPPQEEEPVAAENPNEAPASDWSIINFFTNTMVQIRASLPI
- the LOC128858894 gene encoding pyruvate dehydrogenase E1 component subunit alpha, mitochondrial-like, with the protein product MLATAVRAQISESSLGRWPYNSRLFRWLVKEFPKQTTQITHNYATEASIDLKNAYKCIRLETSPPDSITIDKELVQNMYKKMVMIRRLETVANAMYKEKIVRGFCHLYTGQEAVCVGIHSAMRPTDHLITAYRCHGWCYVMGIPPLGILGELAGRECGCQRGKGGSMHMYAKRFYGGNGIVGAQVPLGAGIGLALKNEAKGNVCVALYGDGAANQGQIFEAYNIACLWRLPVIFVCENNEYGMGTKMHRASCSIEYYTRGVPLPGIYVDGMDALAIRNATQFAMDYVQKNGPMIIEAHCYRYYGHSMSDPGTSYRSREEVTEMRAKRDPISLLKEVAISNGFLTEDECKKIDADAKTELEAMAEKVKKDKEIKLEELWADVYMECKEEGVRDTIGVRHKHFRVGKTMEKDHIKLKSFKPDTKLEPQGIPMEIREWEAQVEAIKDVRNKVAKDVDKSKPEKK